A genomic segment from Bosea sp. OAE506 encodes:
- the fdh3B gene encoding formate dehydrogenase FDH3 subunit beta — MARMKFLCDADRCIECNACVTACKNENEVPWGINRRRVVTINDGKPGERSVSMACMHCTDAPCAAVCPVDCFYTTADAVVLHSKDLCIGCGYCFYACPFGAPQYPKVGNFGSRGKMDKCTFCSGGPEADLSPVEFQKYGSNRLAEGKLPLCAEMCSTKSLLAGDGEIIAQIYKERVVKRGYGSGAWGWQTAYKETIAI, encoded by the coding sequence ATGGCCCGGATGAAATTCCTCTGCGACGCGGATCGCTGCATCGAGTGCAACGCCTGCGTCACCGCCTGCAAGAACGAGAACGAGGTGCCCTGGGGCATCAACCGTCGGCGCGTCGTCACCATCAATGACGGCAAGCCCGGCGAGCGCTCGGTCTCGATGGCCTGCATGCACTGCACCGACGCGCCCTGCGCGGCGGTCTGCCCGGTCGACTGCTTCTACACCACGGCGGACGCCGTCGTGCTGCACAGCAAGGATCTCTGCATCGGCTGCGGCTACTGCTTCTACGCCTGCCCCTTCGGCGCGCCGCAGTATCCGAAGGTCGGCAACTTCGGTTCGCGCGGCAAGATGGACAAGTGTACCTTCTGCTCAGGCGGCCCGGAGGCCGATCTCTCGCCGGTCGAGTTCCAGAAGTATGGCTCGAACCGCCTGGCCGAGGGCAAGCTGCCGCTCTGCGCCGAGATGTGCTCGACCAAGTCGCTGCTGGCCGGCGACGGCGAGATCATCGCCCAGATCTACAAGGAGCGGGTGGTGAAGCGCGGCTACGGCTCGGGCGCCTGGGGCTGGCAGACGGCCTACAAGGAAACCATCGCCATCTGA
- the mobB gene encoding molybdopterin-guanine dinucleotide biosynthesis protein B, which produces MRVIGLAGWSGAGKTTLLTRLIPELGRRGVSVSTLKHAHHAFDLDTPGKDSHAHREAGAREVLISSERRWALMRELRGEAEAELPDLLARLSPVDIVVVEGFKRQCHAKIEIHRAGNGKPPLHPGDDSIVAVASDVAFPDAGRPVVPLDDIAAVAEIVLAQALPLAETLARCGRKD; this is translated from the coding sequence ATGCGTGTGATCGGCCTGGCGGGATGGAGCGGTGCGGGCAAGACCACCCTGCTGACCCGGCTGATCCCGGAGCTCGGCCGGCGCGGCGTCTCGGTCTCGACGCTCAAGCATGCGCATCACGCTTTCGATCTCGACACGCCGGGCAAGGATTCCCATGCCCATCGCGAGGCGGGCGCCCGTGAGGTGCTGATCTCCTCCGAGCGCCGCTGGGCCCTGATGCGCGAGTTGCGCGGGGAGGCCGAGGCCGAGCTGCCGGACCTGCTGGCTCGGCTGTCTCCCGTCGATATCGTCGTGGTCGAAGGCTTCAAGCGCCAGTGCCACGCCAAGATCGAAATCCACCGCGCCGGCAACGGCAAGCCGCCGCTCCATCCGGGTGACGACAGCATCGTCGCGGTGGCCAGCGACGTCGCCTTTCCCGACGCCGGCCGTCCGGTCGTCCCGCTCGACGACATCGCTGCCGTCGCGGAGATCGTCCTGGCGCAGGCCCTGCCGCTGGCCGAGACGCTGGCGCGCTGCGGCAGGAAGGACTGA
- the glp gene encoding gephyrin-like molybdotransferase Glp translates to MAQLSRDDEAFGALMTLEQAGERVAALVAPVSGTETVSLAAADGRVLADAILSPLDLPPFANSAVDGYAVHSADLASSGPTRLPLGGRVAAGADAAGLSVRGRAVRVFTGAPMPDGADTVFMQEDVTLEGEAVLLPPGLARGANARPAGEDIARGALAAAAGQRLRPQDLALLSALGVTQVAVRRRPCVAIFSTGDELTEPGQPLRPAAIYDANRALLRAMVARAGAEVVDLGILRDERAGLAKRLAEAARDCDLVLTSGGVSTGEEDHVKAALEQVGELAFWRIGIKPGRPVALGRIGTVPFIGLPGNPVAVFVTFAFVARVLIARLAGTAPVAPLSLPVRLGFAYRKKEGRREYVRVSLEPGPDGVQVARKHPQDGAGVLTSLTRTDGLVELAEDMTRIEEGTLVPFLGYSLLIG, encoded by the coding sequence ATGGCCCAGCTCAGCCGCGACGACGAGGCCTTTGGCGCCCTGATGACACTCGAACAGGCGGGCGAGCGCGTCGCCGCGCTGGTCGCCCCGGTGAGCGGCACGGAGACGGTCTCTCTGGCCGCCGCCGACGGGCGCGTGCTGGCGGACGCGATCCTCTCCCCCCTCGATCTGCCGCCCTTCGCCAATTCGGCGGTCGACGGCTATGCCGTCCACTCCGCGGATCTCGCATCGTCGGGGCCGACGCGCCTGCCCCTCGGCGGCCGCGTCGCGGCGGGCGCCGATGCTGCAGGCCTCAGCGTGCGGGGCCGTGCGGTGCGGGTCTTCACCGGCGCGCCGATGCCGGATGGCGCCGACACCGTCTTCATGCAGGAGGATGTCACGCTCGAGGGCGAGGCCGTGCTCCTGCCGCCGGGGCTCGCCCGGGGCGCCAATGCGCGTCCGGCGGGTGAGGATATTGCGCGCGGCGCGCTTGCCGCGGCTGCGGGTCAACGCCTGCGGCCTCAGGATCTCGCCTTGCTCTCGGCGCTCGGCGTCACGCAGGTGGCGGTGCGCCGCCGGCCATGCGTCGCGATCTTCTCCACCGGCGACGAACTCACCGAACCCGGACAGCCGCTGCGCCCGGCCGCGATCTACGACGCCAATCGAGCCTTGCTGCGGGCCATGGTGGCGCGCGCCGGCGCGGAGGTCGTCGATCTCGGCATCCTGCGCGACGAGCGCGCCGGGCTGGCGAAGCGCCTTGCCGAGGCGGCACGCGATTGCGACCTCGTCCTGACCTCGGGCGGTGTCTCGACCGGCGAGGAGGACCACGTCAAGGCGGCGCTGGAGCAGGTCGGCGAGCTCGCCTTTTGGCGCATCGGCATCAAGCCCGGCCGGCCCGTGGCGCTGGGGCGCATCGGCACGGTGCCGTTCATCGGCCTGCCCGGCAATCCGGTCGCGGTCTTCGTCACCTTCGCCTTTGTCGCCCGCGTCCTGATTGCGCGGCTCGCCGGCACGGCGCCGGTCGCTCCTCTGTCGCTTCCGGTGCGCCTCGGCTTCGCCTACCGCAAGAAGGAGGGCCGCAGGGAATATGTCCGCGTCTCGCTCGAGCCCGGCCCCGACGGCGTGCAGGTCGCGCGCAAGCACCCGCAGGACGGGGCCGGCGTGCTGACTTCGCTGACGCGCACCGACGGTCTGGTCGAACTCGCCGAGGACATGACGCGGATCGAGGAGGGCACGCTGGTGCCCTTCCTC
- a CDS encoding formate dehydrogenase subunit gamma, which produces MRFGAHIRLLVTGLLLTFAVALAVPAGAQQVNPTADAVRERQFLDALKGNPQAELQGRITIPDQKAATLERPAGRDWRAFHQGTMLRTAVIAVLGTLLVLTAFFLIRGRILMEAGPAGQTITRFNAFERFVHWLTAGCFIILALSGLNVTFGKLVLLPLIGPQAFTNLSIAAKWSHNFLAWPFMLGIALMFVIWIKDNIPTLMDLRWFAAGGGIIGKGHPEARRFNAGQKVVFWSVVLGGAALSVSGFYLLFPFSAGGVLNLQFWNVVHGIVSVLMVALILGHIYIGSIGMEGAFDAMGSGEVDLNWAKAHHSLWVEEEMQKARAGADNRLQPAE; this is translated from the coding sequence ATGCGTTTCGGCGCCCATATCCGCCTGCTGGTGACCGGCCTGCTGCTGACCTTCGCGGTCGCGCTTGCCGTTCCCGCCGGCGCCCAGCAGGTCAACCCGACGGCCGATGCCGTCCGCGAGCGGCAGTTCCTCGACGCGCTCAAGGGCAATCCCCAGGCCGAGCTTCAGGGCCGCATCACCATTCCCGACCAGAAGGCCGCCACGCTGGAACGTCCGGCCGGCCGCGACTGGCGCGCCTTCCACCAGGGCACGATGCTGCGCACGGCGGTGATCGCGGTGCTCGGCACGCTTCTGGTGCTGACGGCCTTCTTCCTGATCCGCGGCCGCATCCTCATGGAGGCCGGTCCGGCGGGGCAGACGATCACGCGCTTCAACGCCTTCGAGCGCTTCGTGCACTGGCTCACCGCCGGCTGCTTCATCATCCTGGCGCTGTCGGGCCTGAACGTCACCTTCGGCAAGCTCGTCCTGCTGCCGCTGATCGGACCGCAGGCCTTCACCAACCTGTCGATCGCCGCCAAGTGGTCGCACAACTTCCTGGCCTGGCCCTTCATGCTCGGCATCGCGCTGATGTTCGTCATCTGGATCAAGGACAACATCCCGACCCTGATGGACCTGCGCTGGTTCGCCGCCGGCGGCGGCATCATCGGCAAGGGTCACCCGGAAGCGCGCCGCTTCAACGCCGGCCAGAAGGTCGTGTTCTGGAGCGTCGTTCTGGGTGGAGCGGCCCTCTCGGTTTCGGGCTTCTACCTGCTCTTCCCGTTCTCGGCTGGCGGCGTGCTCAATCTCCAGTTCTGGAACGTCGTGCACGGCATCGTCTCGGTGCTGATGGTCGCGCTCATCCTCGGCCACATCTACATCGGCTCGATCGGCATGGAGGGCGCCTTCGACGCCATGGGCTCCGGCGAGGTCGATCTCAACTGGGCCAAGGCGCATCACTCGCTCTGGGTCGAGGAAGAGATGCAGAAGGCCCGCGCGGGCGCCGACAACCGGCTGCAGCCGGCTGAATGA